A window from Cryptomeria japonica chromosome 1, Sugi_1.0, whole genome shotgun sequence encodes these proteins:
- the LOC131050434 gene encoding alpha-glucan phosphorylase, H isozyme-like, whose translation MANWLTKWLKTDQWVTNLDLLRGLRQFSDNSELQSEWASAKMANKIRLAQYIFQVTGVKVNPNSLFDIQIKRIHEYKCQLLNILGAIYRYKRLKEMSAEERKKVVPRTIMIGGKAFATYTQAKRIVKLVNDVGAVVNNDPDIGDLLKVVFILNYNVSVAEILIPGSELSQHISTAGMEASGTSNMKFALNGCLIIGTLDGANVEIREEIGKDNFFLFGAEAHDVPKLRKEREQGLFVPDPRFEEAKNFVKSRAFGVVIYTTSFVKCTRDQH comes from the exons ATGGCGAACTGGCTT ACAAAATGGCTAAAGACAGATCAATGGGTCACCAACCTTGATCTTCTTAGAGGCCTACGCCAATTTTCAGATAACAGTGAGCTGCAAAGTGAGTGGGCCTCGGCTAAGATGGCCAACAAAATTCGCTTGGCCCAGTACATTTTTCAAGTAACAGGAGTGAAAGTTAATCCAAACAGTCTCTTTGATATTCAAATCAAACGCATCCATGAGTACAAATGTCAGTTGTTAAATATCTTGGGTGCCATATATCGGTACAAGAGATTGAAGGAGATGAGTGCAGAGGAACGAAAGAAAGTAGTGCCCCGGACTATTATGATTGGTGGGAAAGCATTTGCAACATATACCCAGGCTAAAAGGATTGTGAAGCTTGTGAATGATGTAGGAGCTGTTGTGAACAATGACCCAGATATTGGGGATCTTTTAAAGGTGGTCTTTATCCTAAACTACAACGTGTCAGTTGCAGAAATTCTAATTCCAGGAAGTGAGCTATCTCAGCATATCAGTACAGCTGGAATGGAGGCAAGTGGCACTAGCAACATGAAATTTGCATTGAATGGGTGTCTGATAATTGGTACACTTGATGGTGCAAACGTAGAAATCAGAGAAGAGATAGGCAAAGATAATTTTTTCTTGTTTGGTGCTGAAGCCCATGATGTACCAAAGCTACGAAAAGAGAGAGAACAAGGCCTGTTTGTTCCTGACCCTCGTTTTGAGGAGGCAAAGAATTTTGTAAAAAGCCGTGCTTTTGGGGTTGTTATCTATACCACAAGTTTTGTAAAGTGCACAAGAGACCAGCATTGA